The following are from one region of the Diceros bicornis minor isolate mBicDic1 chromosome 37, mDicBic1.mat.cur, whole genome shotgun sequence genome:
- the DUSP28 gene encoding dual specificity phosphatase 28 encodes MDPGSGSRREAAPAAPPPFVRVAPSLFLGSARAVAAPELLARAGVTLCVNVSRQQPGPRAPGVTELRVPVFDDPAEDLLAYLEPTCAAMEAAVRAGGACLVYCKNGRSRSTAVCTAYLMRHRGLRLAPAFQAVKSARPIAEPNPGFWSQLQKYEEALQSRFLLPRSPRDSEP; translated from the exons ATGGACCCGGGAAGCGGCAGCCGCCGCGAGGCCGCCCCTGCCGCGCCGCCGCCGTTCGTCCGCGTGGCGCCGTCGCTCTTCCTCGGGAGCGCGCGCGCCGTGGCCGCGCCGGAGCTGCTGGCGCGCGCGGGCGTCACGCTGTGCGTCAACGTCTCGCGCCAGCAGCCCGGGCCGCGCGCGCCTGGCGTAACCGAGCTGCGCGTGCCCGTGTTCGACGACCCGGCCGAGGACTTGCTGGCGTACCTGGAGCCCACCTGCGCCGCCATGGAGGCCGCGGTGCGCGCCGGCGGCGCCTGCCTCGTCTACTGCAAGAACGGCCGCAGCCGCTCGACCGCCGTCTGCACGGCCTACCTTATGCGGCACCGCGGCCTCCGCCTGGCGCCAGCCTTCCAG GCCGTGAAGAGCGCGCGCCCCATAGCCGAGCCCAACCCGGGCTTCTGGTCTCAGCTGCAGAAGTACGAGGAGGCCCTGCAGTCTCGGTTCCTTCTGCCGCGGAGCCCTCGGGACAGCGAGCCCTAG